Within Desulfobacter sp., the genomic segment ACGGGTACCGGTTCAACCATTCGGTGGCGCTTTCGGGAGACCAGCCTGGAATCCAGGTTTACCGCAATGACAATATCCGAGCCCATGGCCCGGGCCACCCCCACGGGCACCGGATCCACCACCCCGCCGTCAATGAGCCAGCGGCCCTTGTAAGGCACCGGGGCAAAGAGCCCGGGATAGGACATGGACGCCCTCAGGGCCGTCAGCAGATCCCCTGAATCCAGTACCACGGGATCGCCGGACTCCATATCCACCGCCACCACTTTCAAGGGCAACTCCAGCTCTGAAAATGCCTTTTTATCCGTGTGCATGCAGAAAAGTTCCCTCAGTTTCTTATCCCCGTCCAGTAGCCCGGAACGGAGCAGGGTAAGATCGGAAAAGGAAAACATGCTCTCCCCGTCCATCTCCAGCACGTAATCCTTCAGGTTCTCCAGCCCGCCGCTGGCAAATACCGCCCCGATAAAGGCCCCCACACTGCATCCCGCCACCATGTGAATGGGAATCCCGCTGTCCTGAAGCGCCTCAATGGCCCCGATATGGGCCCATCCCCGGGACGCCCCGCTGCCCAGAACCAACCCCACTTTACAGCCGGGTGTTCTACCTTCCGTACCAGATCCTGTCTCAGATTCCGCCAACGCTGCTGACACTGCCATTAGATTTCTCCTGTAAACCAATTAAATGCCGTCATCTGACGCTCAGAATATAACGCTGAAACAAAGAAGGCAAGGCATCTGCCGCAACAGGCCGGCGGTGAACTCAATCCCCGGTTGAAACCAGGATATACGCCAGCCAGACCTCCCCTGTCTCCAGGGCGGAGGGGGTGGTGGAAAATTCTTTCACCGTCAGTCCTAACCGTTTAAACACCGGCCTTAGTGCATTGTCCTCCCAGAGGGTGAATACCCTGCCGTCCCGGGAACGGCGCTTTCCTTTCCCCTGCTTCAGGGAAAGGTAAATATGACCGCCGGGGACAAGGGCCTTAAGAAGATTCTTAAATGCCGGGGCAAGCTGTTTCCGGCCCAGGTGGACAAGGGCGCCGGAGAGCAGTATGGCATCAACGGTGATAGCGGAAAAATCATAGGTTGAAAAGTCTCCCAGAATCACAGGACAGCCGCTGGTCTCCCGGGCCAGGGCGGCCAGGTCCGGGGCCCGTTCAAATCCCGTGGGATGAAACCCCTGTTTTTTGAGCCACAAAAGATCCCGCCCCGAGCCGCAGCCCGCGTCCAGTATGCTGGCCCCCGGCGACAGGCAGCGGACAAAACCGTATAGAAAACCTGAGGGGTCCACGGATGCGGTTTTGTTGAAATAGGCATCGGCGTTTTTCTGGTAATAATCGGTCATGGCAGACAGGCCGGTTCAGGGATTCAATGCCCGGCACAGGGCATCCATTTCCGGCAGATTGCTTTCCAGAGGTTCTCCCCTGAGGGTGGCGGAAAAAACCTGGGGGGTCATGGGCAGGGCCCCTAAAAGTGCCAGGCCGTCCAGGGCCGCTTCAAGGTCCGGCAGGATATTCGGTGTGACTTTGTTGAGCACCAGGGAAAAAGGAAGACCGGCTTCCCCGGCAATGGCGGCCATGCGCCGGGACATGGTCAACGACTCGTATGAGGGATCCACCACGGCTAAAATCCGGTCGCACTGCCCGTCCAGCCGGCGGCCGAAATGCTCCAGTCCGGCGGCGGTGTCTACGATGACCCGGTCGTTCTCCTCCAAATCCAGGGCTGAAAAAAACAGGCGGAACAGATTGCCCATGGGGCAGGCGCAGCCTTCCCCGAAATGGTGGATTTTGCCGGTGGAGAGGATGCGGACTGTCCCGGATCGGGCCAGGCAGTCCCTGGTGAGTTCATTATCCTCAAGGCCTTGGATGGTCAGGGGCCCCGGAAACAGGGGGGGCGGCGCACCCAATCCGGTGCCTGCGGATCTGAGCTTCGCCTGGAACCCTTTTTTGCCCCCCAATGCGTCCATCAAAGGCTGGGGCATCTGTGTGCCCATCATTTTGTACAGCCCCATATTGGATTCATCGGCATCCACCAGGAGTACACGGCAGCCCTGTTTTTCCATGGCCTTTGCCAACAGGGCCGATACCGTGCTCTTTCCGCTGCCGCCCTTGCCGCAGATCATCAGCTTCATTGTTCCACCTCCTCCAAAGGGTTGTTCCAAAGCTCTATCACAAATCCTGGTTGAAAGAAAATCCTGTTTCCTGTCCTGCTGCCGATTATTAAGGTAATTTCCAAAGGATGGAAAGCTGGCTTTCGTGGTGTTGATCCTTTTGCTCGGATATGGCATGCTTCGGCCGGAAAAAATAAATTAAGGAACGAGAAGGGAGCCGGAATGGTCGGGACGCATACAGCCAGGAAGATGGGGATCAATCACTGGGATATTAAAACAGGGCCACGGAATCTGATCACCGATGTGCCCGGGGTGACCGTGGGACATGCCACCGTCAGCCGGGGGGATATCCGCACCGGTGTGACGGCCCTGCTGCCCCACCCGGGCAATATCTTCCGGGAAAAGCCTTTGGCCGCCGCCCATGTCATCAACGGGTTCGGCAAGTCCATGGGCCTGGTCCAGGTCAGGGAAATGGGCACCATTGAAACCCCGATCATCCTCACCAATACCCTGAGCATCGGCAGGGCTGCAGAGGCTCTCACCGCCCGGATGCTGGCCCAGAACCCCGAAATCGGCGTGACCACGGGTACGGTAAACCCCATGGTATTTGAATGCAACGACGGCCACCTCAACGATATCCGTGGGATGCATGTGACCGCAGACCACGTGGAGCAAGCCATTGACACCGCCGGAACGGACTTTCAACAGGGCGCTCTAGGGGCGGGTACGGGCATGTGTGCCTACGGTCTCAAAGGCGGCATAGGATCAGCCAGCCGCCGGTTCGCCATCGGAGATAAAAAGTTCACCCTGGGAACGATGGTGCTGACCAATATGGGAAAAACAAAGGATCTCATCATCGGCGGCCGCAGAGTGGGGCCTGAAATCGAAAGACAACTAGCCGGTGAAAAACAGGTACTGCCTGGAGAGATCCCGCCCCAGGGCTCGGTCATCGTCATCATTGCCACGGATCTGCCCCTGTCCCTGCGCCAGTTGGGACGGATCTGCCGGCGGGCCGTGACCGGCCTGGCCCTGACCGGTTCCAAAACAGATTCCGGCTCCGGGGAAATCGTCCTGGCCTTTTCAACGGCCACCCTTGTTCCCCATTTCCCCCCCGGGGATTTCATCAGTGTCCCCCAGCTCCACGACGACCGCATCAACCCGGTATTCAGGGCCGCCATCGAGGCAGTGGAAGAGGCGGTGCTCAATTCCATGTTTGCGGCGGCGGCTGTGACCGGCATCCGGGGAAACCGGGTCCATGGCCTTGCCGCCTGCATGCCCGCCCCCAAAAAATCAGATTAACAATCAGATATACATTGAAAATATAACGTCGCGGTGTTATTGAAGATATAAGTGTCGTTTCAGCATCATATTTTCAATCGGCTTAAACAGTGTAAGCCTATACAAAGCAATTTTATTCATAGTCATGGTGATGCTAACAAAATTTATTTAACATCGTCCCCGGCAGTTCCAGAAGCGAAGGAGTGAACCGCCTCGCCTGGATTTTCCGCGGCAAAAAAAAATCATTGCAGACCCTTCGGAGACCGTCACTTGAAGCGCTGGCCCGGCATCAGCGCCATTCGGGCTGAAAATTCAACAAAGGCATCCCCTCTTCAACGCCGGTCTGCACTTGGTTTTAATACCGCCCAGAAGGATGGCCTCTTTCCACAAGGCCGGGCAGAACCGATCGGATTCATAAAAAAACGGCCTGCGGGCCGGCGCACAAAACGATATTCCCAGAAGATCTAAGGAGGCCCCATGGGTGACGCACCATATTCGGCAACCGAAAACGCGGCCATGAACAGCGATCTTGCGCTTGGTATTCTCCGGCAGCTTCCAACGCCGGTCATGGCCGTGAACAAAAAACTCGAACTGACGTATGTGAATGATGCCGGCCTGAAGATGCTTGGAAAGTCCCATGATGAGATCAAAGGCCGGGCCTGCTCCGAAATTTTTGCATCCGAGCATTGTACCACCTCCAAATGCCGGATGAAATCGGTCATGGCAGGGGGGGAGGCCACCACATCCAGAAACCGGCTGACGATTGACGGCCGGGATATACCCATCGAATACACCGCCGCCGCCCTGAAGGATCCGGCAGGGGATATCGTGGGCGGGGTGGAATACCTCATCGATATCACCGAACGGGAACGCCAGGAAAAGAAACTGGCTGAACAGAGCCGGACCATCATGGAGATTTCCACGCCGGCCATCAGGCTCTGGGACCGGATTCTCATTCTTCCGGTGGTGGGGGTGGTGGACTCCCTGAGGGCCCAGCAGATGATGAACACCATGCTCAAGAAAATCATGGACACCTCCGCCAAGGTCATCATTCTGGATATCCAGGGCGTGGCGGCGGTGGATACGGCCGTGGCCAACCATTTAATCAAAATCGCCAAGGCCACCAAGCTCATGGGCTGCCGGTGCATTATCTCGGGCATTTCCCCGGCAGTGGCGGAAACCATTGTGCAGTTGGGCATTGAATTGGGGGATGTGGCCACCAATTCCACCCTCAAGGACGCCCTGGCCGATGCATTTGAGCTGATGGATTTTACCGTGATCCAAAAAGACCTCAGCCATGACTGATTACACAGACGATTTCGAATTTACCCGGGAAGGGCCGGGGGGCGCCATCCATGAAGCCAGGGGTTGCCTGGTGGTCCCTGTTGACGCCGCCTTGAATGAAGATGCCCTGGAACGCCTGGGTAAAGAAATCCTCCAACGGCTTGGGCAATCCCGGGCCAGGCAGGTGATCATTAATGTTTCCGGGGTCTCCCTTCTCAGTTCCCACGGATTCGGCATCCTTCGGGATACGGCCAGGGCCGTGGGCATGATGGGGAGTACCACTGTGTTTGCCGGATTCCAGGCCGGGGTGGTCTCCTCCCTGGTGGACCTGGATGTGGATTTCAACGGCATTTCTGCCGTGGGCACCATGGCGGAGGCCTTTGACGTAATGGAACGCCGGAACACAGATGGTTCTCCCCTTTGACCGACTGGATTTTGACCTGGCCCTGCCCTCTGACAATGCCCAGGTGGTATTCGGGGCCAGGAAAATGCTGGAACGGGCAGGATTTACCGACGCGGACCAATACCTTGTGGCATCGGCCGTATCCGAGCTGTCCACCAATATTATCCGGTATGCCGGCAAAGGCAGGATTTTACTGAGGATTATCTGCAGGGGGGAAAAAAAAGGGATTGAAGTAATTGCCCAGGACCGGGGCCCGGGTATCTGGGATGTTGATCTGGCAATGACGGAGAAACACAGCACGGGAAACGGGCTGGGGCTGGGGCTTCCCAGTGTGAAGCGGATCATGGATGAATTCGAAATCCAGTCCACCCCGGGAGGCGGCACCCGGGTCAGGGCCATAAAATGGAAGGGGTAGCCATGGCCGTCATTGACTGCCACACCATTTTCAGGGCCATGACAGGCATCCCCACAGAGTGCGGAGACATGGGCATCATCCGGGAGACGGAGACAGATTGCATGGCCTGCCTGGTGGATGCTCTGGGGCACGGTAAAACGGCCCATGGGACGGCCTGCATGGCAAAAGACTTTCTGGATGGCTGCCGGGATGAGGGACCGGCAGATATCATCAAAGGCCTGCACCGCCGGCTGAAAGGTTCCCGGGGGGCGGTGGCCGCCGCCTGCAGGCTGGATAAAAGGTCCGGAAAACTTGTGTGGTCGGGGATGGGCAATATCGATGTACGGATATACGGACCGCGGCCCAGGCGGCTGGTGGCCAGGGACGGCGTGCTGGGATATATGATCCCATCGCCGAGGGAGGAAGGCATCTCTCTTCATCGGGGGGATATCCTGGTCATGTGTTCCGACGGCATCCGGGCACACTTTGAGCCCCTGGATTATCCGGATCTCTTTTTCGGCCGGGCAAAGGACATCTGCCGGAAATTCATCCGGGATCTGTCAAAACAAGATGACGATGCATCCTGCATCGTTTTGAGGTACGGCATATGACTGAACTGGGAATACTGAAAATCAGCACCAGGGCAGGATTGAAAACCGCAGGACTCAAACTGCTGCATATGGCGGCAGGATTCGGGTTCGACCCGGTCCATGCCACCCGCCTGTCCACTGTCTTTACCGAGCTTGCCGCCCCGGGCACCTTGAACGGGGAAAAAGGGATTGAGGCAAGGATATTCATAGAGCAGACCAAGGGCAGCCGGGGCATCGGCATCTCTTTAACTTCGGACAGGGCCATGGATCAGCCGGCCTTTGCCAACCGGTTTTTCGATGCAGTGGAACCCGGGGGGGCTGACTGGGCCATCCACGGATTCAAGGCCTTTGACGACCCGGAGTATATTCCTTCTGCAGAACGGATTGAGGCCGCAAAAAAGCTTCTGGCACAGCCCTCCCGGTCTGAGCTGCTCAACGATGTGCTCCAAAAAAACAAGGCCTTGCACCGGGCCAAGGCCGAGACCGAAGCCGCCGGAGAAAAGCTTAAAGAACAGGTCCTGGAACTTTCCCGGGCCAAGCAGGCCATGACCCGCATGATGGACGACCTGGACGAGGCAAAAAAAGCCGCAGAGATGGCCACCCAGGCCAAAAGCGATTTTCTGGCCAACATGAGCCATGAAATCCGGACCCCCATGAATGCCATCATCGGCATGAACTACCTCATGTCCCAGACAGAACTGACACCCAAACAGGCGGACTACCTCAATAAAATACAGGGCTCCTCCCAGTCCCTTCTGGGCATCATCAACGACATCCTGGATTTTTCAAAAATAGAAGCCGGGAAACTGGATATGGAATATGTGGATTTCAACCTGGACGATGTCCTGGAAAACCTGGCCGGGCTGGTCCAGGCCAAAGTCCCTGAAACAGGGGAGCTGGAGGTCAATTTTGTGACCGGGCGTGAGGTGCCCCGGTTTTTAAAGGGGGACCCCCTCCGCCTGGGACAGGTCCTTGCCAACCTGACCAACAATTCCCTGAAATTCACTGAAAAGGGTGAAATTGTGGTCACCACCCGGGTGATTGAGGAAACAACCCGGCAAACCCGCCTTGAATTTTCAGTCACCGATACCGGCATCGGTATGAGCGACGAGCAGATCGGCAACCTGTTCCAGCCCTTTACCCAGGCCGACACTTCCACCACAAGGAAGTACGGGGGCACCGGCCTGGGACTCACCATCTGCCGGAACCTGGTCTCAATGATGGACGGCGACATTCTCGTGACCAGCCACCCGGGCCGGGGCAGTACATTCAAATTTACCGCGGCATTCGGCACCGGGAAAAAACGGGCGCCCCGGCGTTTTGAAAACGGCCATAACCTGCGGTACCTCAAGGTGCTTGTGGTGGATGACAATCCAACCTTCAGAAATGTCATACAGACCATGCTGGAATCCTTAAGTTTTGACGTGACCCTGGCCCCATCCGGGGAAAAAGCCCTGTCACTGGTCGGGGCCGCAACCGCCCCCTTTGACCTGGTATTCATGGATCTCCAGATGCCCGGGATGGACGGGATCGAGACCGCGGGACGAATCAAGTCCATGGTTTCCCCTGACAAACCACCCGGAATCATCATGGTGACCTCATACAGCGGGGTGGAGGTGATGAAACGTGCCGAAGCCGCCGGTATTAACGGATTCCTGGTCAAGCCTGTGAGCCCCTCCAGTCTGTTCAACTGCATTGTCCATGTATTTGACGATGACAATGCCCAGGAAAATGTCGAAGGGCCGGCAAAGAACAGGTTTGACGCGACCAATGTCCCCATGGTCTCCGGAGCATCGGTCCTGGTCGTGGAGGATAATGAGATCAACCAGCAGGTGGCAAGGGAAATCCTGGAACAGACAGGACTTAGGGTGGCAATTGCCGAGAACGGGCAGGCCGGCCTGGCAATGGTGGCTGAAGAGAAATTTGATATGGTTTTCATGGACATTCAGATGCCGGTAATGGACGGCTACACTGCCGTAAAGAAAATCCGCATGGACCCGCGGTTCAAAAAGCTGCCCATCATAGCCATGACCGCCCATGCCATGACCGGGGACCGGGAAAAAAGCCTTGATGCAGGCATGAACGACCATATCTCCAAACCCATTGACCCGGACAGGCTCTTTGCCGTGCTTCAGCGGTGGCTCAGCCCGGCACAACTGGCCGTAAAGGCGCCGGATGCCCGGGCGGAACAGGCTTTGCAGACCCTTCCCGACCTGCCCGGCCTGTCCACTGCCAAAGGGATCTCCCGCCTGGGCGGCAACCGCAAACTATACCTGGAGCTTCTGGAGAAATTCAGGCGGGATTATTCAGATGCCCGGCGTCAGATTGAGGCGGCCGCGGAAAAGGGAGATCATGAACTGGCCAGGCGGACGGCCCATTCCATTAAAGGGGTTGCCGGCAATATCGGGGCGTTTGCTCTCCAAAAGGCGGCGGCCGGCCTGGAAACGGCCGCCCGTGATAGAGACCGTGAGGCCTTCAAAAAACGAATTTCAGAATTCGGCACCTGCATGGATACGGCGCTGGCCGCCATGGCCAGAATCGGTACCGATGCAGATGAAAGCCGGGCAGAACGGCAGGGAAACAGCCCCGGCACAGAAGCCGCCCTAAAGGAAATGCTCATGGCCCTCGCCCCCTATGTCAGGAACAGGGAAGCCCGGCCGGCAAAACAGCTGGCAAAACAAATAGGGGAAAGCGCCTGGCCGGCACCCCATGCAGATGCCGTAAACACCCTTGTGAAACTCTTGTCCGGGTATAGATTCAAAGCGGCCCAGGACATTTTAACCCAACTTACAGACCAATTGAATGAATAGGGACCCCCCATGTCGGATCTGTCAAATATGCGTATACTGGTTGTGGACGATGTGGAATCCAATATTGATATCCTCATTGAAATGCTGGGGGAAGACTACCGGGTCAGCGTGGCCATGAACGGCCGTTCCGCCCTGGAGGACGTTGCCAGTATGATGCCGGACCTCATCCTGCTGGATATTATGATGCCGGATATGGACGGATATGAGGTCTGCCGGCGGCTCAAGGCCGATCGGCAGACCCGCGATATCCCGGTGGTTTTCCTCACCTCCCTCTCCGAGGAAAGCGACGAGGCCCGGGGGCTGGCCCTGGGGGCGGTGGATTATATCACCAAGCCATTCAGCAGGGAACTGGTAAAGGCCAGGGTCAACAACCACCTGGAACTCAAGCGCCACAGGGACCACCTTGAGGAACTGGTGGCCGAGCGGACCCGGGAACTGATCCTGACCCAGGATGTGACCATCGAAAGCCTGGGCACCCTGGCAGAATTCAGGGACCCTGAAACCGGCGGCCATATCAAGCGGACCCAGCACTACCTCAGGTGCCTGGCCGGCCGCCTCATGAAGGTGCCTGAATTTGCAGACCGTTTAGATGATGCCACCATAAATCTCATGATCAAATCCGCTCCCCTCCACGATATCGGCAAGGTGGGGGTGCCGGACCATATCCTGCTCAAGCCGGCCGAACTCACGGATGAGGAATATGAACAGATCAAAAAACATACGATATACGGCCGGGATGCTGTCATTGCCTCGGAAAAAAAACTGGGAGATGACTCTTTTTTAAAATGTGCCCGAAGGATGGCCTTTACCCACCATGAAAAATGGGACGGATCAGGCTACCCCCAGGGCCTGGCCGGGGAAGAGATTCCCCTCGAAGGGCGGCTCATGGCCATTGTGGATGTCTATGACGCCCTGGTCAGCAAACGGGTATACAAGTCCCCCCTGCCCCATTCCAAGGCGGTTGCCATGATAATGGAAGGCCGGGGCACCCGGTTCGACCCCCGGATTGTGGATGAATTCAAATCGGTATCCGAAGAATTCAGGCGCACCGCCCTGGAATTTGCGGAGCATGATGAGGAGCGCCAGACCCTCCTAAAATAGAGGAAAAAAATGAATGAGAAATCCCCATATGCCATCATGATCGTGGACGACATTGAATCGGAAATCGATATCCTCATGGCCTGCCTGGGCGACAGCTACCGGGTACGGGTGGCACTGGACGGCCCAAGCGCGCTTGAAGATATAAAAGAAACGCCGCCGGACCTGATCCTGTTGGACATCCTCATGCCCGGGATGGACGGCTACGAGGTCTGCCGGTTGCTCAAAGCCGATGAACGGACAAGGGAGATCCCGCTGCTCTTTGTCACCAGCCTCACCGAAGCGGAGGAAGAAACCCGGGGATTTGAACTGGGCGGTGTGGATTATATCACCAAACCCTTCAATTTCAGCGTGATCCGCGCACGGGTGAAAACCCATCTGGAGCTTGCAGAAGCCCGGAAAGGGCTTAAACGGCAGAATGCCATTCTAAAAGAAAACATCATGCTCAGGGAACAGGTGGAACATGTGACCCGCCATGATTTGAAAAACCCCCTCCAGGTCGTCATGGGTACGGCGGACATGCTCCTTTTCAGCCTGGACATGGGTACTGCCAGGGGTGAAATGACGGAAATGATCGAAAACCAGCTAAAAGCCTGCGATACCATGCTGAACATGATCAACCGCTCCATGAACCTCTATAAAATGGAAAACAATTCCTATGATCTGGTGACCCGTCCCACGGATATCATCCCGGTACTGGACCGGATATTCATAGGGGTAAACGACCTGGCGGCCCGAAAATCCCTGGCCATTAACCTGCGGATCAACAACAGGGGCCGCCTGCCCGGAGACCGTTTTGAACTGACCTGTGAGGAATTGCTCTTCTACTCCATGATGAGCAACCTGGTGCATAACGCCATGTCCGCCTCACCTGAAAATGAAATCGTCACCATCACCCTTGAAAGCAGGCCGGCTACGGTTATCACCGTTGAAAACAGGGGCGTGGTCCCCCCCCCTGTCCGGGATCGGTTTTTTGAAAAATTCGTCACTTCCGACAAGGAAAAAGGCACGGGGCTGGGCACCTATTCTGCCAAAATGATCGCAGAGATCCATGACGCCCAAATTGATATGGAAACCTCGGACGCCATGAATCTCACCATGATCACCATTAAATGGCCTTAGCGCGGCCAATGCCTTCAAAGCGACGGAGCAAAGGCCGGTTTTCATTCATTTTCCCAAAGGGTTTTACTGATGCGATTTTTTCCCATCGGGTTGAAAACCACATCCCCCCTATGTATACTGATTTCTGCCGATTCCCAGGCCACGATTGTTAAGTGCCCCATGCACCGGAACAGGTATAAATATAGAGGCATGCCATGCAAGAACAACCCATCTTCCCCGAAGGAATGCAGGCCGGCGCACGACTCATCCCTTCAGCCGTCAAAGGCCCAAGGTAAAATATTGATCCGGACAAAAAAAGGCATATATCAAATGGCGGCGCTGGTCTGGCTCCTGGTATTTTCATCAGGAAGGGCCTTTGGCATGCCCCCCCTTTATCTCGGGGATAACACCCCGGCCTATGAACTGGCCCCCCTGGTGGAAATCCTTGAGGATCCCGGTGACACCCTGACCCTAGAAGATATCAGAAAAAACAGCCATCTGCCCTTCCAGCCCAATCCCAACAATGTGATCTCCATCGGCAG encodes:
- a CDS encoding P-loop NTPase, whose product is MKLMICGKGGSGKSTVSALLAKAMEKQGCRVLLVDADESNMGLYKMMGTQMPQPLMDALGGKKGFQAKLRSAGTGLGAPPPLFPGPLTIQGLEDNELTRDCLARSGTVRILSTGKIHHFGEGCACPMGNLFRLFFSALDLEENDRVIVDTAAGLEHFGRRLDGQCDRILAVVDPSYESLTMSRRMAAIAGEAGLPFSLVLNKVTPNILPDLEAALDGLALLGALPMTPQVFSATLRGEPLESNLPEMDALCRALNP
- a CDS encoding STAS domain-containing protein; this encodes MTDYTDDFEFTREGPGGAIHEARGCLVVPVDAALNEDALERLGKEILQRLGQSRARQVIINVSGVSLLSSHGFGILRDTARAVGMMGSTTVFAGFQAGVVSSLVDLDVDFNGISAVGTMAEAFDVMERRNTDGSPL
- a CDS encoding response regulator, producing MTELGILKISTRAGLKTAGLKLLHMAAGFGFDPVHATRLSTVFTELAAPGTLNGEKGIEARIFIEQTKGSRGIGISLTSDRAMDQPAFANRFFDAVEPGGADWAIHGFKAFDDPEYIPSAERIEAAKKLLAQPSRSELLNDVLQKNKALHRAKAETEAAGEKLKEQVLELSRAKQAMTRMMDDLDEAKKAAEMATQAKSDFLANMSHEIRTPMNAIIGMNYLMSQTELTPKQADYLNKIQGSSQSLLGIINDILDFSKIEAGKLDMEYVDFNLDDVLENLAGLVQAKVPETGELEVNFVTGREVPRFLKGDPLRLGQVLANLTNNSLKFTEKGEIVVTTRVIEETTRQTRLEFSVTDTGIGMSDEQIGNLFQPFTQADTSTTRKYGGTGLGLTICRNLVSMMDGDILVTSHPGRGSTFKFTAAFGTGKKRAPRRFENGHNLRYLKVLVVDDNPTFRNVIQTMLESLSFDVTLAPSGEKALSLVGAATAPFDLVFMDLQMPGMDGIETAGRIKSMVSPDKPPGIIMVTSYSGVEVMKRAEAAGINGFLVKPVSPSSLFNCIVHVFDDDNAQENVEGPAKNRFDATNVPMVSGASVLVVEDNEINQQVAREILEQTGLRVAIAENGQAGLAMVAEEKFDMVFMDIQMPVMDGYTAVKKIRMDPRFKKLPIIAMTAHAMTGDREKSLDAGMNDHISKPIDPDRLFAVLQRWLSPAQLAVKAPDARAEQALQTLPDLPGLSTAKGISRLGGNRKLYLELLEKFRRDYSDARRQIEAAAEKGDHELARRTAHSIKGVAGNIGAFALQKAAAGLETAARDRDREAFKKRISEFGTCMDTALAAMARIGTDADESRAERQGNSPGTEAALKEMLMALAPYVRNREARPAKQLAKQIGESAWPAPHADAVNTLVKLLSGYRFKAAQDILTQLTDQLNE
- a CDS encoding response regulator, which codes for MSDLSNMRILVVDDVESNIDILIEMLGEDYRVSVAMNGRSALEDVASMMPDLILLDIMMPDMDGYEVCRRLKADRQTRDIPVVFLTSLSEESDEARGLALGAVDYITKPFSRELVKARVNNHLELKRHRDHLEELVAERTRELILTQDVTIESLGTLAEFRDPETGGHIKRTQHYLRCLAGRLMKVPEFADRLDDATINLMIKSAPLHDIGKVGVPDHILLKPAELTDEEYEQIKKHTIYGRDAVIASEKKLGDDSFLKCARRMAFTHHEKWDGSGYPQGLAGEEIPLEGRLMAIVDVYDALVSKRVYKSPLPHSKAVAMIMEGRGTRFDPRIVDEFKSVSEEFRRTALEFAEHDEERQTLLK
- a CDS encoding patatin-like phospholipase family protein — protein: MAVSAALAESETGSGTEGRTPGCKVGLVLGSGASRGWAHIGAIEALQDSGIPIHMVAGCSVGAFIGAVFASGGLENLKDYVLEMDGESMFSFSDLTLLRSGLLDGDKKLRELFCMHTDKKAFSELELPLKVVAVDMESGDPVVLDSGDLLTALRASMSYPGLFAPVPYKGRWLIDGGVVDPVPVGVARAMGSDIVIAVNLDSRLVSRKRHRMVEPVPVEGQVTVRNEFLRSLAKQYETAEKMIRNRFEAKKKAQPPKPPGARQVINSAIEIMQERITRVNFAVTPPDILITPRLGDLKMLDYDQVGHSIEEGYIATRNKVNDIKMLIDDMAGGS
- a CDS encoding PAS domain-containing protein; this encodes MNSDLALGILRQLPTPVMAVNKKLELTYVNDAGLKMLGKSHDEIKGRACSEIFASEHCTTSKCRMKSVMAGGEATTSRNRLTIDGRDIPIEYTAAALKDPAGDIVGGVEYLIDITERERQEKKLAEQSRTIMEISTPAIRLWDRILILPVVGVVDSLRAQQMMNTMLKKIMDTSAKVIILDIQGVAAVDTAVANHLIKIAKATKLMGCRCIISGISPAVAETIVQLGIELGDVATNSTLKDALADAFELMDFTVIQKDLSHD
- a CDS encoding hybrid sensor histidine kinase/response regulator, producing the protein MNEKSPYAIMIVDDIESEIDILMACLGDSYRVRVALDGPSALEDIKETPPDLILLDILMPGMDGYEVCRLLKADERTREIPLLFVTSLTEAEEETRGFELGGVDYITKPFNFSVIRARVKTHLELAEARKGLKRQNAILKENIMLREQVEHVTRHDLKNPLQVVMGTADMLLFSLDMGTARGEMTEMIENQLKACDTMLNMINRSMNLYKMENNSYDLVTRPTDIIPVLDRIFIGVNDLAARKSLAINLRINNRGRLPGDRFELTCEELLFYSMMSNLVHNAMSASPENEIVTITLESRPATVITVENRGVVPPPVRDRFFEKFVTSDKEKGTGLGTYSAKMIAEIHDAQIDMETSDAMNLTMITIKWP
- a CDS encoding P1 family peptidase, with the protein product MVGTHTARKMGINHWDIKTGPRNLITDVPGVTVGHATVSRGDIRTGVTALLPHPGNIFREKPLAAAHVINGFGKSMGLVQVREMGTIETPIILTNTLSIGRAAEALTARMLAQNPEIGVTTGTVNPMVFECNDGHLNDIRGMHVTADHVEQAIDTAGTDFQQGALGAGTGMCAYGLKGGIGSASRRFAIGDKKFTLGTMVLTNMGKTKDLIIGGRRVGPEIERQLAGEKQVLPGEIPPQGSVIVIIATDLPLSLRQLGRICRRAVTGLALTGSKTDSGSGEIVLAFSTATLVPHFPPGDFISVPQLHDDRINPVFRAAIEAVEEAVLNSMFAAAAVTGIRGNRVHGLAACMPAPKKSD
- a CDS encoding class I SAM-dependent methyltransferase, whose product is MTDYYQKNADAYFNKTASVDPSGFLYGFVRCLSPGASILDAGCGSGRDLLWLKKQGFHPTGFERAPDLAALARETSGCPVILGDFSTYDFSAITVDAILLSGALVHLGRKQLAPAFKNLLKALVPGGHIYLSLKQGKGKRRSRDGRVFTLWEDNALRPVFKRLGLTVKEFSTTPSALETGEVWLAYILVSTGD
- a CDS encoding SpoIIE family protein phosphatase, with the protein product MEGVAMAVIDCHTIFRAMTGIPTECGDMGIIRETETDCMACLVDALGHGKTAHGTACMAKDFLDGCRDEGPADIIKGLHRRLKGSRGAVAAACRLDKRSGKLVWSGMGNIDVRIYGPRPRRLVARDGVLGYMIPSPREEGISLHRGDILVMCSDGIRAHFEPLDYPDLFFGRAKDICRKFIRDLSKQDDDASCIVLRYGI
- a CDS encoding anti-sigma regulatory factor — protein: MVLPFDRLDFDLALPSDNAQVVFGARKMLERAGFTDADQYLVASAVSELSTNIIRYAGKGRILLRIICRGEKKGIEVIAQDRGPGIWDVDLAMTEKHSTGNGLGLGLPSVKRIMDEFEIQSTPGGGTRVRAIKWKG